The proteins below are encoded in one region of Mus caroli chromosome 10, CAROLI_EIJ_v1.1, whole genome shotgun sequence:
- the Tspyl1 gene encoding testis-specific Y-encoded-like protein 1, with amino-acid sequence MSSPERDEGTPVPDSRGLCDADTVSGTPDRRPLLGEEKAVTGEGRAGIVGSPAPRDVEGLVPQMRVAAARQGETPPSVRGPAAAAFVTPKYVEKAHETRGAESQARDVKTERGTVAAAAEKSEVATPGIEEVMEVEQKPAGEEMEMLEASGGVREEQEEAGPWHLGIDLRRNPLEAIQLELDTVNAQADRAFQHLEQKFGRMRRHYLERRNYIIQNIPGFWMTAFRNHPQLSAMIRGRDAEMLRYVTSLEVKELRHPKTGCKFKFFFRRNPYFRNKLIVKEYEVRSSGRVVSLSTPIIWRRGHEPQSFIRRNQDLICSFFTWFSDHSLPESDRIAEIIKEDLWPNPLQYYLCREGIRRPRRRPIREPVEIPRPFGFQSG; translated from the coding sequence ATGAGCAGCCCGGAGCGGGACGAGGGGACCCCTGTCCCCGACAGCCGCGGCCTCTGCGATGCTGACACTGTCTCGGGGACCCCAGACCGGCGACCGCTGCTCGGCGAGGAGAAGGCGGTGACAGGTGAGGGCCGCGCTGGGATCGTGGGGAGCCCAGCGCCCCGAGATGTCGAGGGCCTTGTCCCCCAGATGCGGGTGGCCGCAGCTAGGCAGGGAGAGACACCTCCTTCCGTTCGGGGCCCCGCGGCAGCGGCGTTCGTGACACCGAAATATGTGGAGAAGGCCCACGAAACTCGGGGAGCGGAGTCCCAGGCCCGTGACGTGAAGACGGAACGGGGCACGGTCGCGGCTGCAGCGGAAAAGTCAGAAGTGGCGACGCCAGGGATCGAGGAGGTGATGGAGGTGGAGCAGAAGCCCGCGGGCGAAGAAATGGAGATGCTGGAGGCGAGTGGAGGAgtgagggaggagcaggaggaggcagggcccTGGCACCTGGGCATAGATCTTCGCAGGAACCCGCTGGAGGCCATCCAGCTGGAACTGGACACTGTGAATGCTCAGGCCGACAGGGCCTTCCAACATCTGGAGCAGAAGTTTGGGCGAATGCGACGACACTATCTGGAACGGAGGAACTACATCATTCAGAATATCCCAGGCTTCTGGATGACTGCCTTCCGGAACCACCCTCAGTTGTCCGCCATGATTAGGGGTCGGGATGCAGAGATGTTAAGGTATGTAACCAGTCTGGAGGTGAAGGAACTGAGACACCCTAAGACTGGCTGCAAATTCAAGTTCTTTTTTCGAAGAAACCCCTACTTCAGAAACAAGCTGATTGTCAAGGAATATGAAGTGAGATCATCTGGTCGAGTGGTGTCTCTTTCCACTCCAATCATATGGCGGAGAGGGCATGAGCCCCAGTCCTTCATTCGCAGAAACCAAGATCTCATTTGCAGCTTCTTCACCTGGTTCTCGGACCACAGCCTTCCAGAATCTGACAGAATCGCTGAGATTATCAAAGAGGATCTGTGGCCAAACCCACTGCAATACTACCTGTGTCGTGAAGGAATCCGTAGACCCCGACGTCGCCCAATAAGGGAGCCAGTGGAGATTCCCAGGCCTTTTGGCTTCCAGTCAGGTTAA